A window from Corynebacterium accolens encodes these proteins:
- a CDS encoding DNA-3-methyladenine glycosylase I, producing MDTETTTEERTPLAYDAHGVARTPWAVTSSLLTDYYDTEWGLPIRDEDGLFERLSLESFQSGLSWAVVLKKRPAFREAFCHFDPDKVAEFGEAEVEHLLADASIIRNETKIRATINNAKATIKLRENGGLADFIWSFQPAENTYPEVMEDIPKKSPESQAMSRELKKAGFKFVGPVTCFALMEAIGMVDTHLLGSHRRATSGVWPEETEKLPGSEGEAV from the coding sequence ATGGACACTGAAACCACTACCGAAGAACGCACCCCGCTGGCCTATGACGCGCACGGGGTAGCCCGCACGCCGTGGGCCGTGACGTCGTCGCTGCTAACGGATTATTACGACACCGAATGGGGCCTTCCCATTAGGGACGAGGACGGGCTATTTGAGCGCTTGAGCTTGGAGTCCTTCCAGTCTGGGCTGTCCTGGGCCGTGGTATTAAAAAAGCGCCCCGCCTTCCGCGAGGCCTTTTGCCACTTTGATCCGGACAAGGTTGCGGAATTCGGCGAGGCCGAGGTGGAGCACTTGCTTGCCGATGCCTCCATTATCCGCAACGAGACCAAGATCCGCGCCACCATCAATAACGCGAAGGCCACCATTAAACTGCGCGAAAACGGCGGCCTAGCGGATTTCATTTGGAGCTTTCAGCCTGCAGAAAATACCTACCCCGAGGTTATGGAGGATATCCCGAAGAAGAGCCCCGAGTCGCAGGCCATGTCGCGTGAATTGAAGAAGGCCGGTTTTAAGTTCGTAGGGCCGGTGACCTGCTTTGCCCTCATGGAGGCCATCGGCATGGTCGATACCCACCTCTTGGGCTCCCACCGCCGGGCTACCTCCGGCGTATGGCCGGAAGAAACCGAAAAACTCCCCGGAAGCGAGGGAGAAGCTGTCTAA
- the sepX gene encoding divisome protein SepX/GlpR, whose protein sequence is MPVIAIIVVWLFVLAPWLLGRSNRPMSHTGEAFEDTRVLFSGDSGNVAGRRRPRLRADDVHRSGSDEDHDYEVVSAAAEDPDSEADVDDVLIDDEAEDRASRAQSRTIAGAARRARAQPFGVGGRAYRSADEDEADARDEQVTQAEGQAETIEGEVIEESAAPAAAAESNGSTADADGARTATASDDADADADDADDVLLEDDERVGEEGGAKRKRRRRNVAADSTESFTAPATEDIAEDAYDYDETYTSPVDLMYPGAVDPAPVIDAEETDTAETDSEEADNDGAAEESAGADEYGAQGSEDAALNTDLSEDEVAFAQRRLGRGGWDPVADKEKSATRYQRRQRTLIGLAIAVVLTVALGIVAGGWTWWLAGIVGVLTGTYLVALRAQVRQEQALLRRRVKHLRRARLGVHNTDDEALKIPRNLRRPGAVVVEIDDESPDFEHLPLSYSDDEDGDFDGPHAGPDGVGRRDDLAARRAG, encoded by the coding sequence GTGCCAGTTATTGCAATCATCGTGGTGTGGCTCTTCGTGCTCGCGCCGTGGCTATTGGGCAGGAGCAATCGCCCGATGAGCCATACCGGCGAGGCCTTTGAGGATACCCGCGTGCTCTTTTCCGGCGATTCCGGCAATGTCGCCGGCCGCCGCCGCCCGCGCTTGCGGGCCGATGATGTCCACCGCAGCGGCTCGGATGAAGACCACGACTACGAGGTTGTATCCGCTGCCGCTGAGGACCCGGACAGCGAGGCAGACGTCGATGACGTGCTGATCGATGACGAAGCAGAGGACCGCGCTTCCCGAGCGCAGTCGCGGACCATTGCTGGCGCGGCCCGCCGCGCCCGAGCGCAACCCTTTGGCGTAGGTGGCCGTGCATACCGCTCCGCCGACGAGGACGAGGCTGACGCGCGCGACGAGCAGGTCACCCAGGCAGAGGGGCAGGCAGAGACCATCGAGGGTGAAGTCATTGAGGAATCCGCGGCTCCGGCCGCTGCCGCTGAATCAAATGGTTCCACCGCTGACGCCGATGGCGCGCGCACGGCCACCGCTTCCGATGATGCGGATGCGGACGCAGACGATGCCGATGATGTCTTGCTCGAAGATGATGAGCGCGTTGGCGAAGAAGGTGGTGCAAAGCGCAAGCGCCGCCGCAGGAATGTGGCTGCCGATTCCACCGAGTCCTTCACCGCGCCGGCGACCGAAGACATTGCCGAGGACGCGTACGACTACGACGAGACCTATACTTCCCCGGTAGACCTGATGTACCCAGGTGCGGTCGATCCCGCCCCAGTTATCGATGCCGAAGAAACGGACACCGCAGAGACCGATTCGGAAGAGGCAGACAACGACGGTGCAGCCGAGGAATCGGCCGGAGCCGATGAGTACGGTGCCCAGGGCTCCGAGGACGCGGCGCTGAATACAGACCTTTCTGAGGACGAGGTAGCTTTTGCTCAGCGCCGCCTTGGCCGCGGTGGATGGGACCCAGTGGCGGATAAGGAGAAGTCCGCTACGCGCTACCAGCGCCGCCAGCGCACGCTCATTGGCCTAGCCATCGCCGTGGTCCTCACCGTGGCCTTGGGGATTGTGGCCGGTGGATGGACCTGGTGGCTGGCAGGCATCGTCGGTGTCCTGACCGGCACCTATTTGGTGGCGCTGCGCGCGCAAGTCCGCCAAGAACAAGCACTGTTGCGCCGCCGGGTAAAGCACCTGCGCCGGGCGCGGTTGGGCGTTCACAATACCGATGATGAGGCGCTAAAGATCCCCCGCAACCTGCGCCGGCCGGGTGCGGTCGTCGTCGAAATCGACGATGAAAGCCCCGACTTTGAGCACCTTCCCTTAAGCTACAGCGATGATGAAGACGGTGACTTTGATGGCCCGCACGCCGGGCCCGATGGGGTAGGGCGCCGCGATGACCTGGCCGCTCGCCGCGCGGGTTAA
- a CDS encoding GNAT family N-acetyltransferase, translated as MLDPFGTAAAKLRHPVTGPTDDLHPGWPEATPTVQLPPSGALPSGGRLRLRPLLRSDGPEWRRQRIEDEALLRPVEPTQATTWAEAHSSQAWWNYLIFLRNSARDAQVIPLAIELEGKFAGQVTLGNIQHGSIRDCWIGYWVYSAVQGAGVATAATALGVDHAFGRVGLHRVTATYLEQNPASGRVLGANGFRSEGYLRRNLHIDGAWRDHHFVALVKEDFSSTAVERLHQARRLV; from the coding sequence ATGCTTGACCCCTTCGGTACCGCCGCAGCCAAGCTGCGCCATCCAGTCACCGGGCCGACCGATGATCTGCACCCCGGTTGGCCGGAGGCGACGCCGACGGTGCAGCTTCCTCCCTCGGGGGCGCTGCCGTCTGGTGGGCGGTTGCGGCTGCGCCCCTTGCTGCGCTCGGATGGTCCCGAGTGGCGGCGCCAGCGCATTGAGGACGAAGCTTTGCTCCGGCCGGTGGAGCCGACCCAAGCGACCACTTGGGCAGAGGCCCACAGCTCGCAGGCCTGGTGGAATTACCTCATTTTTCTGCGCAACTCCGCGCGCGATGCGCAGGTGATCCCCCTGGCTATCGAGCTCGAGGGAAAGTTTGCCGGCCAGGTAACGCTCGGCAATATTCAACACGGCAGTATTCGAGATTGTTGGATCGGCTATTGGGTTTATTCCGCTGTGCAGGGCGCTGGCGTTGCCACCGCGGCCACCGCCCTGGGCGTGGATCACGCCTTTGGGCGGGTAGGCCTGCACCGAGTGACCGCCACTTACCTGGAACAAAACCCCGCCTCCGGGCGCGTGCTAGGTGCCAACGGCTTTCGCTCCGAGGGGTATTTGCGCCGCAACCTGCATATAGATGGCGCCTGGCGGGATCACCATTTCGTGGCCTTAGTCAAGGAAGACTTCTCATCCACGGCGGTTGAGCGGCTGCACCAAGCTAGGCGTTTGGTGTGA
- the glp gene encoding molybdotransferase-like divisome protein Glp, with protein MRSVDDQLALVTDAATTPEPVRMSISNALGLMCAEQVQAYQPLPGFPQAAIDGYAVRAVDIGGERGLKVRRPKNQDQESSEGEGSAEQAEDAAAQPAQPEVERSLPVVGEVPAGSKQPLRLQPKQAVRVYTGAPLPTLADAVLPLEWTDRGRKRITAHRTVRSGDFVRRVGDDIQPGDVAVSSGTVLGPAQIGLLAAVGRSKVLVYPQPRVTIVSFGRELVDVDKEPGLGQVFDVNSYSLAAAAKEAGADVVRVGIAEGEPRRIREVLETHITRSEALVITGAVGGAGAEQIREILAEIGDIDTSRVAMHPGSVQGFGLVGDERIPTFLLPSNPVSSLVIFEIYIRPLIRLALGKRNAHRRVVRARALNHIDSRPGRRGFIRARLMRDAETADYLVEGLGGATGAPAHLLAGLSEANAMIRVPEEVTEIRPGDVVDVLFLTQRS; from the coding sequence ATGCGTTCAGTTGATGACCAGTTGGCGCTGGTTACTGATGCGGCGACGACCCCGGAGCCGGTGCGGATGAGCATTTCTAATGCGCTGGGGTTAATGTGCGCCGAGCAGGTGCAGGCCTATCAGCCTCTACCGGGCTTTCCCCAGGCAGCCATCGATGGGTACGCAGTTCGCGCGGTTGATATCGGCGGCGAGCGAGGGCTGAAGGTGCGCCGCCCGAAGAATCAGGACCAGGAAAGCAGCGAAGGGGAGGGGTCTGCCGAGCAGGCCGAGGACGCCGCCGCGCAGCCCGCCCAACCCGAGGTCGAGCGTTCCTTGCCCGTCGTCGGTGAGGTTCCGGCCGGTTCGAAGCAGCCGCTGCGCCTGCAGCCCAAGCAGGCCGTGCGGGTCTATACGGGCGCGCCCTTGCCCACGCTTGCCGATGCCGTCCTGCCCCTCGAGTGGACCGACCGCGGCCGCAAGCGCATCACGGCGCACCGGACGGTGCGCTCGGGCGATTTCGTCCGCCGCGTGGGCGACGATATCCAGCCCGGCGATGTCGCCGTATCCTCTGGCACCGTCCTTGGCCCGGCGCAGATTGGCCTGCTGGCCGCCGTGGGGCGCTCCAAGGTGCTGGTTTATCCGCAGCCCCGCGTGACCATCGTGTCCTTCGGTCGCGAGCTCGTCGATGTGGACAAGGAACCGGGCCTGGGCCAAGTCTTTGACGTGAACTCCTACTCCTTGGCCGCCGCCGCAAAAGAAGCGGGGGCGGACGTGGTCCGCGTGGGCATTGCCGAAGGCGAACCCCGCCGCATCCGGGAAGTGCTAGAAACCCACATCACGCGCAGCGAGGCGCTCGTCATCACCGGTGCCGTTGGTGGTGCCGGTGCCGAACAGATCCGGGAGATCCTGGCAGAAATCGGCGATATCGATACTTCCCGCGTGGCCATGCACCCAGGATCCGTGCAAGGCTTTGGGCTGGTAGGAGATGAGCGCATCCCTACGTTCCTCCTTCCCTCGAACCCGGTATCGTCGCTGGTTATTTTCGAAATTTACATTCGCCCCTTGATTCGCCTGGCCCTGGGCAAGCGCAATGCCCACCGCCGGGTGGTCCGGGCCCGCGCACTGAACCACATTGATTCCCGCCCAGGGCGCCGTGGTTTCATCCGTGCCCGCTTGATGCGCGATGCCGAAACCGCCGATTACCTGGTCGAGGGTCTTGGAGGTGCGACCGGCGCGCCAGCCCACCTTCTGGCAGGACTCTCTGAGGCCAATGCAATGATTCGAGTGCCAGAGGAAGTCACCGAGATCCGCCCGGGCGATGTTGTTGACGTCTTATTCCTCACCCAGCGCAGCTAA
- a CDS encoding UTP--glucose-1-phosphate uridylyltransferase, producing the protein MANEREDSATGITTVVVPAAGMGXRFLPATKTVPKELLPVVDTPGIELIAEEAASVGARRLAVITAPEKQEVMRHFAEFPDLVETLDSRGKDEQVAKVNRAHQLIEPIAVEQEKPLGLGHAVGLAEEVLADDEDSFAVMLPDDIVLPATVMADMARVRAELGGSVLCAFAVPQEQTFNYGVFDVEDTDVPGVKKVIGMVEKPDPEDAPSNLVATGRYLLDRKIFDALRRIEPGKGGELQLTDAIELLIEEGEPVHVVVHEGKRHDLGNPGGYIPANVDFGLRDEKYGPALYKAIKQIMSDFEAEQGLN; encoded by the coding sequence ATGGCTAATGAACGCGAAGATTCCGCCACCGGAATCACCACGGTTGTAGTTCCAGCGGCTGGCATGGGCMCCCGCTTTCTGCCCGCCACGAAAACCGTCCCCAAAGAATTGCTGCCCGTTGTGGATACTCCCGGCATCGAATTGATTGCTGAGGAGGCAGCCTCTGTGGGCGCGCGCAGGCTTGCGGTCATTACCGCACCCGAAAAACAAGAAGTAATGCGCCATTTTGCGGAATTTCCGGATCTGGTAGAAACCCTAGATTCCCGCGGCAAGGATGAGCAGGTAGCTAAGGTCAACCGCGCCCACCAGCTCATTGAGCCCATCGCGGTGGAGCAAGAAAAGCCCTTGGGCTTGGGCCACGCCGTGGGGCTGGCGGAAGAAGTCTTGGCAGATGACGAGGACTCCTTTGCCGTCATGCTGCCGGATGACATCGTGTTGCCGGCCACCGTCATGGCGGATATGGCGCGCGTTCGCGCCGAGCTCGGCGGTAGCGTGCTGTGTGCCTTTGCGGTGCCGCAGGAGCAGACGTTTAACTACGGCGTATTCGACGTAGAAGATACTGACGTGCCGGGCGTGAAAAAGGTTATCGGCATGGTAGAAAAGCCGGACCCGGAGGACGCGCCGTCCAACCTGGTGGCTACCGGGCGCTACCTGTTGGACCGGAAGATCTTTGATGCGCTGCGCCGGATCGAACCGGGCAAGGGTGGCGAATTGCAGCTGACCGATGCCATCGAGCTGCTCATTGAGGAAGGCGAGCCCGTCCACGTGGTGGTCCACGAGGGCAAGCGCCACGATTTGGGTAACCCCGGTGGCTATATCCCGGCCAACGTGGACTTTGGTCTGCGCGATGAAAAATACGGCCCAGCGCTGTATAAAGCTATTAAACAAATTATGTCCGATTTCGAGGCGGAGCAAGGCCTGAACTAA
- a CDS encoding 5-formyltetrahydrofolate cyclo-ligase: MREQLEPELAGISSVAAYWPLGTEPGGADFIPWLSRRVDRVLLPITCDNGVLNWAEYKGAHSMQPGQLGXSEPAGPRFDSRVLCGCDLILAPAMAIDAAGNRLGKGGGYYDRALSLVPRNHPAVLAMVYPTEFLDSIPAAAHDRRVEAVVTAAGIHRFPS; the protein is encoded by the coding sequence CTGCGCGAGCAGCTAGAACCTGAGCTTGCCGGCATTTCGAGCGTTGCCGCCTATTGGCCGTTGGGCACGGAGCCTGGCGGGGCGGACTTCATCCCCTGGCTTTCCCGCCGCGTCGACCGCGTATTATTGCCTATCACCTGCGACAACGGCGTTTTAAACTGGGCAGAATACAAGGGCGCGCACAGCATGCAGCCTGGCCAGCTGGGCWTTTCCGAACCCGCCGGCCCGCGCTTTGATAGCCGCGTGCTGTGCGGTTGCGATCTGATTTTGGCTCCCGCCATGGCCATCGATGCCGCCGGAAACCGCTTGGGTAAGGGCGGCGGATACTACGACCGCGCGCTTTCCCTGGTGCCGCGCAACCACCCCGCGGTACTCGCCATGGTCTATCCCACTGAATTCCTCGACTCCATTCCAGCCGCGGCCCACGATCGCCGCGTTGAGGCCGTGGTTACCGCCGCAGGAATCCACCGCTTTCCTTCTTAA
- a CDS encoding SAF domain-containing protein, whose translation MAYSPSPRISQFFRTLRTPGHRRGVLVRRAIALALLIAALASAVSRAKELPQVLVFSRDLPAGAELSAADVSLERLPSSSIPSSALADAPSDLAGRIITAAAGKGEVVTSQRLLGQELVSSLVANSGSADSKGGGSGRMIPVKLADPDIIPHLHHGDTVDIVTASDATNSEPVTARVIASGARVVSTTTAEGEISSATVLLALPNEHANDVAAASLNQPLTVVIVGDRAQPHAVNEADSAT comes from the coding sequence ATGGCTTATTCCCCGTCCCCGCGAATCTCACAGTTCTTCCGCACCCTGCGCACCCCTGGCCACCGCCGCGGCGTGCTCGTGCGCCGCGCCATCGCGTTGGCACTGCTAATCGCCGCGCTGGCCTCCGCAGTCTCTCGCGCGAAGGAACTGCCGCAGGTACTGGTCTTTAGCCGCGATTTACCCGCCGGCGCGGAGCTTTCCGCCGCCGATGTCTCGCTCGAGCGCCTGCCTTCTTCCTCCATTCCTAGCAGCGCGCTTGCCGATGCCCCCTCCGATCTCGCCGGCCGCATCATCACCGCCGCCGCGGGCAAGGGCGAGGTCGTCACCAGCCAGCGGCTCCTCGGCCAAGAATTGGTGTCTAGCCTCGTCGCGAACTCGGGATCTGCCGATTCTAAGGGAGGCGGCTCCGGCCGCATGATCCCAGTCAAACTTGCCGATCCAGACATCATCCCCCACCTGCACCACGGCGATACCGTCGATATCGTCACGGCAAGCGATGCCACCAATTCAGAACCCGTTACCGCCCGCGTCATTGCCTCCGGCGCCCGGGTCGTATCCACCACTACCGCAGAGGGCGAGATTTCTTCTGCCACCGTCTTGCTCGCACTGCCTAATGAACACGCCAATGACGTGGCCGCCGCCTCTTTAAACCAACCGCTGACCGTGGTTATCGTCGGCGATCGCGCTCAACCCCATGCCGTTAATGAGGCAGATTCTGCTACTTAA
- a CDS encoding lyase family protein: MLVSRCPPSGGQVRRRLAKELELVYQPVSWHASSDTMTELASTVATLGQSLAKIAEDLFAMQQSDLVEAREDMDAHTSGSSTMPQKLNPFATMKISVGASMACGMAANMLTQAPATFERDHRQSEIHRNLIPQIFVAVDGALEKLDQLFPRLRFDAQALEDNVKSAGVSLMTEGIMMELAPHIGHSAAHDVLQEFARDNRENGTCLEEFCAAHPKLAGLTEKLDLESLTNPANYIGQAVEIAESAQE, encoded by the coding sequence ATGCTGGTTTCAAGGTGTCCACCATCTGGGGGTCAGGTCCGTCGGCGCCTTGCCAAAGAATTGGAACTGGTTTATCAACCGGTTTCCTGGCATGCGAGCTCGGATACGATGACAGAGCTTGCGTCGACCGTGGCTACCTTGGGGCAAAGTTTGGCCAAGATTGCAGAGGATCTCTTTGCTATGCAGCAATCCGATCTGGTCGAGGCCCGCGAGGACATGGATGCGCATACCTCTGGATCGTCTACCATGCCGCAAAAACTCAATCCCTTTGCCACAATGAAAATTTCCGTGGGAGCCAGCATGGCTTGTGGCATGGCGGCAAACATGCTGACGCAAGCACCGGCCACCTTTGAACGCGACCACCGCCAATCCGAGATCCACCGCAACCTGATTCCACAAATCTTTGTTGCCGTCGATGGAGCGTTGGAAAAGCTGGACCAGCTCTTTCCTCGTTTGCGTTTTGATGCCCAGGCATTAGAGGACAACGTAAAAAGCGCGGGTGTTTCGTTGATGACTGAGGGAATCATGATGGAGCTGGCACCGCATATTGGTCACAGCGCCGCACACGATGTTCTTCAGGAATTCGCCCGAGACAATAGAGAGAACGGCACCTGCCTGGAAGAGTTTTGCGCAGCCCACCCGAAGCTCGCGGGCCTTACGGAAAAGCTGGACCTTGAGTCCCTGACAAATCCAGCTAATTACATCGGCCAAGCTGTTGAAATCGCGGAATCGGCGCAGGAATAA
- a CDS encoding IS3 family transposase has product MLVAFVTVVLIERISAIHRDNDGVLGVRTMWHALHRDGICCDRLFGSSVVTIR; this is encoded by the coding sequence GTGCTCGTCGCCTTCGTGACGGTTGTGCTAATTGAACGCATTAGTGCTATTCATCGGGATAATGACGGTGTCTTAGGCGTGCGGACAATGTGGCATGCACTTCACCGTGATGGAATCTGTTGTGACCGGCTATTTGGTAGCAGTGTCGTGACCATCCGGTAG
- the lysS gene encoding lysine--tRNA ligase: MSEQKNTEVNDVPEQLRIRREKRDRLLESGVEAYPVSVERTIALKELRHDFRVVAEGEEPGNEEGVTYLEPGEETEVTHAIAGRLIFMRNTGKLCFATLQDGDGTQMQAMLSQAKVGKERLDAWKSDVDLGDFISVSGHVVASRRGELSIMAEEWTMAAKSLRPLPVSFADMAEDTRVRQRYNDLIIREEARKNAMVRVKVMRALRNYLESQDFVEIETPMLQTLHGGAAARPFITHSNALDIDLYLRIAPELYLKRAVVGGIDRVFEINRNFRNEGVDRSHSPEFAMLETYAAWGDYNDCARMTRESIQSVAREVFGSTTVTLADGTDFDFGGEQWPEIEMYPSLNEALQRKFPGQPEVTIDTDVETLKGIAKVIGLDVPKGEGWGHGKLVEEIWEVLCEDQLEGPIFVKNFPVEXXPLTRQHRSEPGVTEKWDLYVRGFELATGYSELVDPVVQRERFEDQARLAAGGDEEAMVLDEDFLAAMEQGMPPTAGTGMGMDRLLMALTGLGIRETVLFPLVKPEQK; this comes from the coding sequence GTGAGCGAGCAGAAGAATACTGAAGTAAACGATGTCCCTGAGCAGCTGCGCATCCGCCGCGAAAAGCGCGACCGCCTGCTCGAATCCGGCGTGGAGGCCTACCCGGTATCCGTCGAGCGCACCATCGCGCTTAAGGAACTGCGCCATGATTTCCGCGTAGTGGCCGAGGGCGAAGAGCCGGGCAATGAAGAGGGCGTGACCTACCTGGAGCCCGGCGAGGAAACCGAGGTCACCCACGCCATCGCTGGCCGCCTTATCTTCATGCGCAATACCGGTAAGCTGTGCTTTGCCACCTTGCAGGACGGCGATGGCACCCAGATGCAGGCTATGCTTTCGCAGGCCAAGGTGGGCAAGGAGCGCCTCGATGCCTGGAAGTCCGACGTGGACTTGGGCGACTTCATCTCCGTTAGCGGCCACGTGGTTGCTTCCCGCCGCGGCGAGCTGTCCATCATGGCTGAGGAATGGACCATGGCGGCCAAGTCCCTGCGCCCGCTGCCGGTGTCCTTCGCGGATATGGCTGAAGATACCCGCGTGCGCCAGCGCTATAACGACCTCATTATCCGCGAAGAGGCCCGCAAGAACGCCATGGTGCGCGTGAAGGTCATGCGCGCGCTGCGCAATTACCTGGAAAGCCAGGACTTTGTAGAGATCGAAACCCCGATGCTGCAGACCCTGCACGGTGGTGCGGCCGCTCGCCCGTTTATCACCCACTCCAATGCGCTCGATATTGACCTCTACCTGCGCATTGCCCCGGAGCTGTACTTGAAGCGCGCCGTCGTCGGTGGCATCGACCGCGTCTTTGAAATCAACCGCAACTTCCGCAATGAGGGCGTGGACCGCTCCCACTCGCCGGAGTTCGCCATGCTGGAGACCTACGCCGCCTGGGGCGATTACAATGATTGCGCCCGCATGACCCGCGAGTCCATCCAGTCCGTGGCTCGCGAGGTCTTTGGTTCCACCACCGTCACGCTTGCCGACGGCACCGATTTCGACTTCGGCGGCGAGCAATGGCCCGAAATCGAGATGTATCCTTCCCTGAACGAGGCCTTGCAGCGCAAGTTCCCCGGTCAGCCGGAGGTCACCATCGATACCGACGTGGAGACCCTGAAGGGAATTGCCAAGGTCATCGGCCTCGACGTGCCGAAGGGGGAAGGCTGGGGCCACGGCAAGCTGGTGGAGGAAATCTGGGAGGTCCTGTGCGAGGACCAACTGGAAGGCCCCATCTTTGTGAAGAACTTCCCGGTGGAGMCCYCCCCGCTAACCCGCCAGCACCGTTCCGAGCCCGGCGTGACCGAAAAGTGGGACCTGTACGTGCGCGGCTTCGAGCTGGCCACCGGCTATTCGGAGCTTGTCGATCCCGTCGTCCAGCGCGAGCGCTTTGAGGATCAGGCCCGCCTAGCCGCCGGCGGCGATGAGGAAGCCATGGTCTTGGACGAGGACTTCCTCGCCGCAATGGAACAGGGCATGCCGCCCACGGCCGGTACCGGTATGGGCATGGACCGCCTGCTCATGGCCCTGACCGGCCTCGGCATCCGCGAGACCGTGCTCTTCCCGCTGGTAAAGCCAGAACAGAAGTAG
- the crtI gene encoding phytoene desaturase family protein codes for MHAVVIGAGIAGLATAALLGKEGYEVTVVDSLDEVGGRAGSYTEAGFRWDTGPSWYLMPDAFDHFFSLCGTSTEKELDLVGLSPDYRVYTGGPGESAPGTAARPTPVDVHSGTDNVAHLFESIEPGAGSQVRTYLADASDAYHVALDHFLYTTFSAPLNLVHADIRHRLARIAALLTTSLQKHVNGQFSDTRLRQILSYPAVFLSSEPAAAPALYSLLSHTDLVEGVRYPLGGFHAVVQAIYRQAEKFGATFRLGEEVTAITTASGSSTRATGVCTTTGHIDADIVVXAADLHHTXNQLLPRXLRXYPERYXARRNPGLGTVVVLAGVQGKLPQLAHHTFLFSQDWDPDFRAVFSAPDPERPLGASESIYVSKVSATDANVAPEDHENLFFLIPVPAAEAYGHGDAYHSEAXPRVAAIADAXLDQLXRTADIPDLRERLTITRSLGPADFAERYHSWSGGALGPAHTLFQSAFFRGRNASRKVAGLYYAGATTVPGVGVPMCLISAENIIKRLRGDTSAGPLATDGS; via the coding sequence ATGCACGCTGTCGTCATCGGGGCCGGCATCGCCGGCCTTGCCACCGCTGCCCTCCTGGGAAAAGAGGGCTACGAGGTTACCGTCGTAGATTCCTTAGACGAGGTAGGCGGACGCGCAGGCAGCTATACGGAGGCGGGGTTCCGCTGGGATACCGGACCGTCCTGGTACCTCATGCCGGATGCCTTCGACCACTTCTTTTCCCTCTGCGGTACCTCGACAGAAAAGGAACTGGATCTGGTGGGACTCTCGCCGGATTACCGCGTCTATACCGGCGGCCCCGGCGAGTCCGCTCCTGGCACCGCCGCGCGCCCCACCCCCGTGGATGTACATTCCGGGACCGATAACGTTGCCCACCTCTTCGAATCGATTGAACCAGGTGCCGGCAGCCAGGTGCGCACTTATTTAGCAGATGCCAGCGACGCCTACCACGTAGCGCTCGATCACTTTTTGTACACCACATTTTCGGCGCCGTTGAACCTGGTGCATGCAGATATTCGGCATCGGCTAGCGCGGATTGCAGCGCTGCTGACTACCAGCTTGCAAAAGCACGTCAACGGGCAATTTTCGGATACGCGCCTGCGCCAGATTCTGAGCTACCCAGCGGTTTTTCTCTCTTCCGAGCCCGCCGCGGCCCCAGCACTGTATTCCCTTTTAAGCCATACCGACCTGGTGGAAGGCGTGCGCTACCCCCTCGGCGGATTCCACGCAGTGGTGCAGGCCATTTACCGCCAAGCAGAAAAATTCGGCGCCACATTCCGCTTGGGCGAAGAGGTCACCGCCATCACCACCGCCAGCGGGTCTTCCACACGTGCCACCGGCGTCTGCACGACAACCGGGCATATCGATGCCGATATTGTGGTCYCCGCCGCGGATTTGCACCATACCRAAAATCAGCTGCTYCCCCGRAAMCTGCGCMCCTAYCCGGAGCGCTACKGGGCCCGCCGCAATCCGGGGCTGGGCACCGTGGTGGTACTTGCCGGTGTGCAGGGCAAGCTCCCGCAGCTAGCTCACCATACCTTTTTGTTCAGCCAGGACTGGGACCCCGATTTCCGCGCGGTCTTTTCCGCACCGGACCCAGAACGTCCCCTCGGCGCCTCTGAGTCCATCTACGTTTCGAAGGTTTCTGCCACCGACGCGAATGTCGCACCGGAAGACCACGAAAACCTGTTCTTCCTCATCCCCGTACCCGCTGCAGAAGCCTACGGGCACGGCGATGCCTACCACTCCGAGGCTYCCCCGCGCGTTGCTGCTATTGCCGATGCCSCCCTCGACCAGCTTYCCCGCACCGCCGATATTCCTGACCTCCGCGAGCGACTCACCATCACACGCAGTCTCGGACCAGCCGATTTTGCCGAGCGCTATCACTCCTGGTCAGGTGGAGCTTTGGGGCCAGCGCATACGCTATTTCAATCTGCATTCTTCCGCGGGCGCAATGCCTCGCGCAAGGTGGCCGGCCTCTACTACGCTGGTGCGACCACCGTGCCGGGCGTCGGCGTGCCTATGTGCCTGATTTCTGCAGAAAACATCATCAAGCGCCTGCGCGGCGATACCTCCGCTGGACCGCTTGCCACGGATGGCTCCTGA